The Zestosphaera sp. genome has a window encoding:
- a CDS encoding 4Fe-4S dicluster domain-containing protein, with amino-acid sequence QKILQVTNVCVQCEEAYCVSACPVGALSRDNVLGYIKVDKDLCISCGSCVEACPYKGIILSHVDVKPIICDLCYGDPQCVKWCPFNALEYLDINEKTISLVKLAREKMISLIKEIR; translated from the coding sequence CAGAAGATCCTTCAAGTAACTAATGTGTGTGTTCAGTGTGAGGAGGCTTACTGCGTTTCAGCGTGTCCTGTGGGAGCGTTATCAAGAGACAATGTCTTAGGCTACATAAAAGTAGATAAAGACCTCTGCATATCTTGTGGGTCGTGCGTCGAGGCATGTCCTTATAAAGGCATAATACTGAGTCACGTAGATGTTAAGCCGATAATATGTGATTTATGTTATGGCGACCCACAATGTGTTAAGTGGTGTCCTTTCAACGCTTTAGAATACCTAGACATTAACGAGAAGACTATCTCGCTAGTTAAGCTAGCGCGAGAGAAAATGATTAGCCTAATTAAGGAGATTAGATGA